In a single window of the Nocardioides massiliensis genome:
- a CDS encoding type I restriction-modification system subunit M — protein MSALGSFIWSIADQLRGPYRPNQYGTVILPFTILRRLDCILEPDRDTVRKLAAEHENPNRLKVEVTKATGRPFYNTSNYSFANLLADADGLADNLTDYVDRFSPDVDVFEYFDFKKEILALEKASLLREIVKSFGAVDLHPDKVSNSDMGDAFEYIIRKFNEAANETSGDHYTPRDAIKLLVDLLFAEKDADLTEAGIVRTLYDPTAGTGGMLSLAEEHLLAQNPDARLTLYGQEYNPQSYAICKSDLLAKGHDATNIAFGNTLTDDAFKGRRFDFCMSNPPYGVDWKQYAKAITKEREEAGPYGRFAPGLPATSDGQMLFLLHLTHKMRAPEDGGGRVGIVMNGSPLFNGGAGSGPSNIRQWLLENDLVEAIVALPTNMFFNTGIATYIWILDNSKHPDRKGKVQLIDGTSFWTKMRKNLGSKGREISDTDRAEVLRLYTDFTDADPDYSKVLSNDDFGYWTITVERPLLDEAGNPVVDRKGKPKPDTKKRDTENVPFTYGGSTAGAAGKTEVIQTYFDTEVKPHVPDAWIDWTKTKTGYEIPFTRHFYKYVPPRPLAEIDADLEKQVVKILDLLREVEG, from the coding sequence TTGAGCGCCCTCGGAAGTTTCATCTGGTCGATCGCCGACCAGCTGCGCGGCCCATACCGCCCCAACCAATACGGCACGGTGATCTTGCCGTTCACCATCCTGCGCAGACTCGACTGCATCCTCGAGCCCGACCGCGACACGGTGAGGAAGCTGGCAGCGGAGCACGAGAACCCCAACCGGCTCAAGGTCGAGGTCACCAAGGCCACCGGGCGGCCGTTCTACAACACCTCGAACTATTCCTTCGCTAACCTCCTGGCCGACGCCGACGGGCTCGCGGACAACCTCACCGACTACGTCGACCGGTTCTCCCCGGACGTGGACGTGTTCGAGTACTTCGACTTCAAGAAGGAGATCCTCGCGCTCGAGAAAGCCAGCCTCCTCCGCGAGATCGTCAAGTCCTTCGGCGCCGTCGACCTCCACCCCGACAAGGTGTCGAACTCCGACATGGGCGACGCCTTCGAGTACATCATCCGCAAGTTCAACGAAGCCGCGAACGAGACCTCCGGCGACCACTACACGCCCCGCGACGCCATCAAACTGCTGGTCGACCTCCTCTTCGCCGAGAAGGACGCCGACCTCACCGAGGCCGGCATCGTCCGCACCCTCTACGACCCCACCGCCGGCACCGGCGGCATGCTCTCCCTGGCCGAAGAACACCTGCTCGCCCAGAACCCCGACGCCCGGCTCACCCTGTACGGCCAGGAGTACAACCCCCAGTCCTACGCGATCTGCAAGTCCGATCTGCTCGCCAAGGGCCACGACGCGACCAACATCGCGTTCGGCAACACCCTCACCGACGACGCCTTCAAGGGACGCCGGTTCGACTTCTGCATGTCGAACCCGCCCTACGGCGTGGACTGGAAGCAGTACGCCAAGGCCATCACCAAGGAGCGCGAGGAAGCCGGCCCCTACGGCCGCTTCGCCCCCGGCCTCCCGGCCACCTCCGACGGCCAGATGCTCTTTTTGCTTCACCTGACCCACAAGATGCGCGCCCCCGAGGACGGCGGCGGCCGGGTCGGCATCGTCATGAACGGCTCGCCGCTGTTTAACGGCGGCGCCGGGTCCGGGCCCTCCAACATCCGCCAATGGCTGCTAGAGAACGACCTCGTCGAAGCGATCGTGGCGCTGCCGACCAACATGTTCTTCAACACCGGCATCGCCACCTACATCTGGATCCTTGACAACAGCAAGCACCCCGACCGCAAGGGCAAGGTGCAACTCATCGACGGCACCTCGTTCTGGACCAAGATGCGCAAGAACCTTGGCTCCAAGGGCCGCGAGATCAGCGACACCGACCGCGCCGAGGTGCTCCGGCTGTACACCGACTTCACCGACGCTGACCCCGACTACTCCAAGGTCCTGTCCAACGACGACTTCGGCTACTGGACCATCACCGTCGAACGCCCCCTCCTCGACGAAGCAGGCAACCCGGTCGTCGACCGCAAGGGCAAGCCCAAGCCCGACACCAAGAAGCGCGACACCGAGAATGTCCCGTTCACCTACGGCGGCTCCACCGCTGGCGCCGCAGGTAAGACCGAGGTCATCCAGACCTACTTCGACACCGAGGTCAAACCCCACGTCCCCGACGCCTGGATCGACTGGACCAAAACCAAGACCGGCTACGAGATCCCCTTCACCCGCCACTTCTACAAGTACGTTCCACCCCGCCCCCTCGCCGAGATCGACGCCGACCTCGAGAAGCAGGTCGTCAAGATTCTCGACTTACTCCGGGAGGTGGAGGGGTGA
- a CDS encoding IS1634 family transposase, which produces MVFVRKAPGRSGSTKVQLAERRGGRDVVVEHVGTARTEAELAVLMSQARRRLHEGQEALDLDGLGLEDEGVPQRPGLITSKRSALLWQVLTEAYALLGFDSIADEAFAQLVLARIIEPTSKADSVRVLKEVGVPSASLRTMFRALQRSQERDYRGQIATACFTHARSSGDVSLVLYDVTTLYFEAESEDELRKVGYSKERRVDPQIVVGLLVDRRGFPLEIGCFEGNKAETLTIIPIVKQFAQRHGIADMVVVADAGMLSSSNLRDLDEAGLRFIVGSRVTKAPKDLESHFRWHGTAFTDGQVIDTITPRDQRGTAVKTSDPKRRAEPVWDPAVHTKSWRAVWAYSAKRAARDGKTLTLQENKARAVVAGEKTARTPRFVKTRNGANEVDESSLARARELVGLKGYVTNIEAGLMPAGEVIASYHDLWHVEQSFRMSKTDLAARPMFHHTRDAIEAHLTIVFAALAIARHLQNTTGLSIKKIVQTLRPIQQISVQIAGHEHIAIDPITPVAEAILDAVGTNAQ; this is translated from the coding sequence GTGGTGTTCGTGCGGAAGGCTCCGGGCCGGTCGGGCAGCACGAAGGTCCAGCTCGCTGAGCGCCGCGGCGGGCGCGACGTGGTGGTCGAGCATGTGGGCACCGCACGCACCGAGGCTGAGCTGGCGGTGCTGATGTCCCAGGCACGGCGACGGCTGCACGAGGGTCAGGAGGCTCTCGACCTCGACGGCCTCGGGCTTGAGGATGAGGGCGTGCCACAGCGGCCTGGCCTGATCACCAGCAAGCGCTCCGCGCTGCTGTGGCAGGTCCTCACCGAGGCGTATGCCCTGCTGGGGTTCGACTCCATCGCTGACGAGGCCTTCGCTCAGCTCGTGCTGGCGCGAATCATCGAGCCGACCTCGAAGGCCGACTCGGTGCGGGTGCTGAAGGAGGTCGGCGTGCCCTCAGCCTCGCTGCGCACGATGTTCCGGGCGCTGCAACGATCCCAAGAGCGCGACTACAGAGGTCAGATCGCCACTGCCTGCTTCACCCACGCCCGCAGCAGCGGGGACGTCAGCCTGGTGCTCTACGACGTCACCACCCTCTACTTCGAGGCAGAGAGCGAAGACGAGCTCCGCAAGGTCGGCTACTCCAAGGAGCGCCGCGTCGACCCCCAGATCGTGGTCGGTCTGCTGGTGGACCGGCGCGGGTTCCCCCTCGAGATCGGCTGCTTCGAGGGCAACAAGGCCGAGACACTCACGATCATCCCGATCGTGAAGCAGTTCGCGCAGCGCCACGGCATCGCGGACATGGTCGTGGTCGCCGACGCCGGGATGCTGTCCTCATCCAACCTGCGTGACCTCGACGAGGCCGGGCTCCGGTTCATCGTCGGCTCCCGGGTGACCAAGGCACCCAAGGACCTGGAGTCCCACTTCCGCTGGCACGGCACCGCGTTCACCGACGGGCAGGTCATCGACACCATCACCCCACGCGACCAGCGCGGCACCGCGGTGAAGACCAGCGATCCGAAGCGCCGAGCCGAGCCGGTCTGGGATCCGGCCGTGCACACGAAGTCGTGGCGCGCAGTGTGGGCCTACTCGGCCAAGCGCGCCGCCCGGGACGGCAAGACGCTCACCTTGCAGGAGAACAAGGCCCGTGCCGTCGTGGCCGGGGAGAAGACCGCCCGGACCCCGCGGTTCGTCAAGACCCGCAACGGCGCCAACGAGGTTGACGAGTCCTCACTGGCCAGAGCGCGTGAGCTGGTCGGGTTGAAGGGCTACGTCACCAACATCGAAGCCGGTCTGATGCCAGCGGGCGAGGTCATCGCGAGCTACCACGACCTGTGGCACGTCGAGCAGTCCTTCAGGATGTCGAAGACCGACCTGGCTGCGCGGCCGATGTTCCACCACACCCGCGACGCGATCGAGGCGCACCTCACCATCGTCTTCGCAGCCCTCGCGATCGCCCGCCACCTGCAGAACACCACCGGGCTGAGCATCAAGAAGATCGTCCAGACTCTGCGCCCGATCCAGCAGATCAGCGTGCAGATCGCTGGCCACGAACACATCGCCATCGATCCGATCACGCCCGTTGCCGAGGCCATCCTCGACGCAGTCGGGACCAACGCTCAGTGA
- a CDS encoding endonuclease/exonuclease/phosphatase family protein: MSEVLGWRVATANIASGRDRRTFRPALEHWLADAADLDVDLLALQEVDHLLERSGRVDQTAAIAEAVRGDGPAWDARFAPTVHGTPGRRTTMRPADGTTPHEPGYGIALLSRHPVEDWRELRMAPARLTVPVPDEQRVALAGVVRTPRGPATAVTTHLSFVPTRALAQLRGLVAWAEDLPRPLVLLGDLNLPAPVVNRVTGWQSAVRAATFPAPRPALQLDHVLLDADDTRPDGLSVRAGVAREVGRSDHRALRAELVIDGR, encoded by the coding sequence GTGAGCGAGGTCCTCGGCTGGCGCGTGGCGACGGCCAACATCGCGTCCGGACGCGACCGGCGCACGTTCCGCCCGGCGCTCGAGCACTGGCTGGCCGACGCAGCGGACCTCGACGTCGACCTGCTCGCGCTGCAGGAGGTCGACCACTTGCTCGAGCGCAGCGGTCGGGTCGACCAGACCGCCGCGATCGCCGAGGCGGTCCGCGGTGACGGCCCCGCGTGGGACGCGAGGTTCGCCCCAACGGTCCACGGCACCCCCGGACGCCGTACGACGATGCGCCCGGCCGACGGCACGACGCCGCACGAGCCCGGCTACGGCATCGCGCTGCTCAGCCGGCATCCGGTCGAGGACTGGCGTGAGCTGCGGATGGCACCGGCGCGGCTCACGGTCCCGGTGCCGGACGAGCAGCGCGTCGCGCTCGCGGGCGTCGTGCGTACGCCGCGAGGCCCGGCCACCGCCGTGACCACGCATCTGTCCTTCGTGCCGACCCGCGCACTGGCGCAGCTGCGCGGGCTGGTCGCATGGGCCGAGGACCTCCCCCGGCCGCTGGTCCTGCTCGGCGACCTCAACCTGCCCGCCCCCGTGGTGAACCGGGTCACCGGCTGGCAGTCAGCCGTGCGGGCAGCGACGTTCCCCGCGCCCCGACCGGCGCTGCAGCTCGACCACGTCCTCCTCGACGCGGATGACACCCGCCCGGACGGGCTGTCCGTCCGGGCCGGGGTCGCACGCGAGGTCGGGCGCAGCGATCATCGGGCGCTGCGCGCCGAGCTGGTCATCGACGGACGATGA
- a CDS encoding sodium:solute symporter family protein has translation MNGLESAQFSIPAVLALIALFYGGTLVISGAIRKKKENADDYMTAGNNVGFGIAAASMTATWIWASSMYASATSGYTYGISGPIHYGLWGALMILFIYPFGRRIRAVAPRAHTLAEVMYARHGRSSQLLLAGSNVVGSLISLMSNFIAGGVLISLLSPFNFTQGVLMVAVGVLAYTVWSGFRASVLTDFVQVVAMLGAVAILVPFIFFAAGFPAAFEAGAANLTAQQGSFFSSDAFMNQGAPYIAAVLAYAIGNQTIAQRLFAVREDLIKPTFITATIGYGSMVIGVGMLGVLALYLDMDPAEGDVNNIIPQMAAEYLPAVLLAVFFAMIIGALSSTADSDLAAMSSIVMADVYGQGVAGGKDKADPRRMLLIGRLTMVAATALAVLFAGLRLNILDLLVFVGALWGALVFPVIASFYWNKVTNRAFTTSVLAALACFLPVRFDLLPDFMVIGLAVDVLAILGVGIVLGLMTFGFVGLRPALVVGAIAIVAAAPFALGALHDYATLSGSLVAYAVSTIVCWAMSARSSQDFDFAEINRTVGDFDVETESLTETVRDTPTSGRKA, from the coding sequence GTGAACGGGCTCGAGTCAGCTCAGTTCAGCATCCCGGCGGTCTTGGCACTGATCGCCTTGTTCTACGGCGGCACGCTCGTCATCTCCGGCGCGATCCGGAAGAAGAAGGAGAACGCCGACGACTACATGACCGCCGGCAACAACGTCGGCTTCGGTATCGCAGCGGCCAGCATGACCGCGACCTGGATCTGGGCGTCCTCGATGTACGCCTCCGCGACCTCGGGCTACACCTACGGCATCTCCGGCCCCATCCACTATGGGCTGTGGGGTGCGCTGATGATCCTGTTCATCTACCCCTTCGGCCGCCGGATCCGCGCCGTCGCCCCACGGGCGCACACGCTCGCCGAGGTGATGTACGCCCGTCACGGTCGCTCCAGCCAGCTGCTGCTCGCCGGCTCCAACGTCGTCGGCAGCCTGATCAGCCTCATGTCGAACTTCATCGCCGGCGGCGTACTCATCTCGTTGTTGTCGCCGTTCAACTTCACCCAGGGCGTCCTCATGGTCGCCGTCGGCGTCCTCGCCTACACCGTCTGGTCGGGCTTCCGCGCCTCCGTCCTCACCGACTTCGTCCAGGTCGTCGCGATGCTGGGTGCCGTCGCGATCCTGGTGCCGTTCATCTTCTTCGCCGCCGGCTTCCCCGCGGCCTTCGAGGCCGGCGCGGCCAACCTCACCGCCCAGCAGGGCAGCTTCTTCTCCAGCGACGCCTTCATGAACCAGGGCGCGCCCTACATCGCCGCGGTCCTGGCCTACGCGATCGGCAACCAGACCATCGCCCAGCGGCTCTTCGCGGTGCGCGAGGACCTCATCAAGCCCACCTTCATCACCGCCACCATCGGGTACGGCTCGATGGTGATCGGCGTCGGCATGCTCGGCGTGCTCGCCCTCTACCTCGACATGGATCCGGCCGAGGGCGACGTCAACAACATCATTCCGCAGATGGCAGCGGAGTACCTGCCCGCAGTGCTGCTCGCGGTGTTCTTCGCCATGATCATCGGCGCACTCTCCTCGACCGCCGACTCCGATCTCGCCGCGATGTCGTCGATCGTCATGGCCGACGTCTACGGCCAGGGTGTCGCCGGCGGCAAGGACAAGGCCGACCCACGGCGCATGTTGCTCATCGGCCGACTCACGATGGTCGCCGCGACCGCGCTCGCCGTGCTCTTCGCCGGCCTGCGGCTCAACATCCTCGACCTGCTGGTGTTCGTCGGTGCACTCTGGGGCGCGCTGGTCTTCCCGGTCATCGCCAGCTTCTACTGGAACAAGGTCACCAACCGGGCATTCACCACCTCGGTGCTCGCTGCGCTCGCCTGCTTCCTGCCGGTGCGCTTCGACCTGCTGCCGGACTTCATGGTGATCGGCCTCGCCGTCGACGTGCTGGCCATCCTGGGCGTCGGCATCGTGCTCGGTCTCATGACCTTCGGCTTCGTCGGGCTCCGCCCTGCACTTGTCGTGGGCGCCATCGCGATCGTCGCGGCGGCACCGTTCGCCCTCGGCGCCCTGCACGACTACGCGACGCTGAGTGGCTCGCTCGTCGCGTACGCCGTGAGCACGATCGTGTGCTGGGCGATGTCGGCGCGCTCCTCGCAGGACTTCGACTTCGCCGAGATCAACCGCACGGTCGGCGACTTCGACGTCGAGACCGAGTCCCTCACCGAAACAGTCCGCGACACCCCGACCAGCGGGAGGAAAGCATGA
- a CDS encoding putative transporter small subunit — translation MSTTALTFYVLMWPAIVAVVLFVIGRGFITEWRTARREGRDLV, via the coding sequence ATGAGCACCACAGCACTCACCTTCTATGTCCTCATGTGGCCGGCGATCGTGGCGGTCGTCCTGTTCGTCATCGGCCGGGGGTTCATCACCGAGTGGAGGACTGCTCGCCGCGAGGGTCGCGACCTGGTGTGA
- a CDS encoding amidohydrolase family protein: MSAEPSSSVEFSSSVELVETHELIARLGVPGLFDVHTHFLPPRVMAKVWEQFDSAGPLIGRPWPIVYRGSDAERVETLRALGVRKFSALPYAHRPGIAEFLNGWAHEFADTYPDALRCATFFPEPEAATYVAERIGAGVELFKVHVQVGNFDLRDPLLDAVWAQLAEAGTPIVVHAGSGPVPNEHTGPGPLRVVLERHPGLCVIVAHLGAPEYASFLDLLDVGERVHLDTTMAFTDFFEEMGGGFPAALMPRLAEAGDRILLGSDFPNIPYPYEHQLAVLDRLDLGDDWLRKVVWDNAVELFGAPVTPGRDPRGEQSSTR, from the coding sequence TTGAGCGCCGAGCCCTCTTCGTCGGTCGAGTTCTCTTCGTCGGTCGAGCTTGTCGAGACCCACGAGCTGATCGCCCGGCTCGGGGTCCCGGGCCTGTTCGACGTCCACACCCACTTCCTTCCCCCGCGCGTGATGGCGAAGGTCTGGGAGCAGTTCGACTCTGCCGGACCCCTGATCGGGCGGCCCTGGCCGATCGTCTACCGCGGCAGTGACGCTGAGCGTGTGGAGACGCTGCGCGCCCTCGGCGTACGCAAGTTCTCAGCGTTGCCCTATGCCCACCGTCCTGGCATCGCGGAGTTCCTCAACGGCTGGGCGCACGAGTTCGCCGACACCTACCCCGACGCCCTGCGGTGCGCCACGTTCTTCCCCGAGCCGGAGGCCGCGACCTATGTCGCCGAGCGGATCGGGGCCGGCGTCGAGCTGTTCAAGGTCCACGTCCAGGTCGGCAACTTCGACCTGCGCGACCCGTTGCTCGACGCCGTCTGGGCCCAGCTCGCCGAGGCCGGTACGCCGATCGTGGTCCACGCCGGCTCCGGGCCGGTGCCCAACGAGCACACCGGCCCGGGACCGCTACGCGTGGTGCTCGAGCGGCACCCGGGGTTGTGCGTGATCGTCGCCCACCTCGGGGCGCCGGAGTACGCCAGCTTCCTCGACCTGCTCGACGTCGGCGAGCGCGTGCACCTCGACACGACGATGGCGTTCACCGACTTCTTCGAGGAGATGGGCGGCGGCTTCCCGGCTGCGCTGATGCCGCGGCTCGCGGAGGCGGGTGACCGGATCCTGCTGGGGTCGGACTTCCCCAACATCCCCTATCCCTACGAGCACCAGCTCGCCGTGCTGGACCGGCTCGACCTCGGTGACGACTGGCTGCGCAAGGTGGTGTGGGACAACGCCGTGGAGCTGTTCGGCGCGCCGGTCACACCAGGTCGCGACCCTCGCGGCGAGCAGTCCTCCACTCGGTGA
- the smpB gene encoding SsrA-binding protein SmpB, with product MAKETGRKLIAQNKKARHDYHIDDTFEAGMVLTGTEVKSLRQGRASLVDGFADVDNGEIWLHGVHIPEYTQGTWTNHTARRRRKLLLHREEIDKIADRVHQKGLTVVPLALYFKDGRAKVEIGLARGKKSWDKRHALAERTAEREKQEAIGRRLKGIPD from the coding sequence ATGGCCAAGGAGACGGGTCGCAAGCTGATCGCCCAGAACAAGAAGGCGCGGCACGACTACCACATCGACGACACCTTCGAGGCCGGCATGGTGCTCACCGGCACGGAGGTCAAGTCGCTGCGCCAGGGCCGGGCCTCGCTCGTCGACGGCTTCGCCGACGTCGACAACGGGGAGATCTGGCTGCACGGCGTCCACATCCCCGAGTACACCCAGGGCACCTGGACCAACCACACCGCCCGGCGGCGCCGCAAGCTGCTGCTGCACCGCGAGGAGATCGACAAGATCGCCGACCGGGTGCACCAGAAGGGGCTGACCGTCGTCCCGTTGGCGCTGTATTTCAAGGACGGGCGCGCGAAGGTCGAGATCGGCCTGGCGCGCGGCAAGAAGAGCTGGGACAAGCGCCACGCCCTCGCCGAGCGCACCGCCGAGCGGGAGAAGCAGGAGGCGATCGGCCGCCGGCTGAAAGGGATCCCGGATTGA
- a CDS encoding M23 family metallopeptidase, producing MVSALPRAHRRRLIAVIAAVSVAIGGVVIPLAAADDLKDKQSQLQRDIKRKSQDVQHSSAAARRASRALARAESRLESAQDRLATKRGELTAAQILDDRMQAKLEQAIADLKAARKKLRIGKRKVAAQDVQLSRFATSSYQSGDPALMGLAMILRSEDPNDLSTQLNAVGNLMDRETTALERLEAVRDQLAEAEKEVAALKDAVAVQRQQAAENLEVKTELEQQAAAAEAEVSGLVSKRESAYTTAESAKRADLRQLRQMEADNRRIETILRKRAAAAKARAERERRRKAAAAKKSSGGSSSGGSSSGSSGGGGGGSQSSGGFLSSPVNGYVTSGFGYRTHPIYGYRSLHDGVDFGAGCGQPLYAGASGTVVSRYFQSAWGNRLIIDHGYQRGVGLATIYNHAIRYTVGVGQRVQRGQVIGYVGTTGWSTGCHLHFTVMSNGSAVNPMGWL from the coding sequence GTGGTCAGCGCACTTCCCCGTGCTCACCGTCGCCGCCTGATCGCCGTGATTGCGGCCGTCAGTGTGGCGATCGGTGGCGTCGTCATCCCCCTCGCGGCGGCCGACGACCTCAAGGACAAGCAGAGCCAGCTCCAGCGCGACATCAAGCGCAAGTCCCAGGACGTCCAGCACTCCTCGGCGGCCGCCCGTCGCGCCAGCCGGGCCCTGGCGCGGGCCGAGTCGCGGCTCGAGTCCGCCCAGGACCGGCTCGCGACCAAGCGCGGTGAGCTGACCGCGGCCCAGATCCTCGACGACCGGATGCAGGCCAAGCTCGAGCAGGCGATCGCCGACCTCAAGGCGGCGCGCAAGAAGCTGCGCATCGGCAAGCGCAAGGTCGCCGCGCAGGACGTCCAGCTCAGCCGGTTCGCCACGTCGTCGTACCAGAGCGGGGACCCGGCCCTGATGGGGCTGGCGATGATCCTGCGCTCCGAGGACCCCAACGACCTGTCGACCCAGCTCAATGCGGTCGGCAACCTGATGGACCGTGAGACGACCGCGCTGGAGCGGCTCGAGGCGGTGCGCGACCAGCTCGCCGAGGCCGAGAAGGAGGTCGCGGCGCTCAAGGACGCCGTGGCAGTCCAGCGCCAGCAGGCGGCCGAGAACCTCGAGGTCAAGACCGAGCTCGAGCAGCAGGCGGCAGCAGCCGAGGCGGAGGTCTCCGGCCTCGTGTCCAAGCGTGAGTCGGCCTACACGACCGCCGAGTCGGCCAAGCGCGCCGACCTGCGTCAGCTGCGCCAGATGGAGGCCGACAACCGCCGCATCGAGACGATCCTGCGCAAGCGTGCCGCGGCGGCCAAGGCACGCGCGGAGCGGGAGCGGCGGCGCAAGGCCGCTGCAGCCAAGAAGTCGAGCGGCGGGAGCAGCAGCGGTGGCTCCAGCAGCGGCTCGAGCGGTGGGGGCGGTGGCGGGAGCCAGTCCTCCGGCGGCTTCCTGAGCTCGCCGGTCAACGGCTACGTGACCTCCGGCTTCGGCTACCGCACGCACCCGATCTATGGCTACCGCTCGCTGCACGACGGCGTCGACTTCGGCGCCGGCTGCGGCCAGCCGCTGTATGCCGGCGCGTCGGGCACGGTCGTCTCGCGCTACTTCCAGAGCGCGTGGGGCAACCGGCTCATCATCGACCACGGCTACCAGCGCGGGGTCGGTCTGGCGACGATCTACAACCACGCCATCCGCTACACCGTCGGCGTCGGCCAGCGGGTCCAGCGCGGACAGGTGATCGGGTACGTCGGCACGACCGGCTGGTCGACCGGCTGCCACCTGCACTTCACCGTGATGTCGAACGGTTCGGCCGTGAACCCGATGGGTTGGCTCTAA
- the ftsX gene encoding permease-like cell division protein FtsX has protein sequence MQLTYVFSELRTGLRRNISMTIAVVMTIFVSLTLVGMGLLLNAQADKAEEYWGGKLQITVFLCNENSRGANCADGEVSDSQKEQIEGVLDSHPEVSSWYAESKAEAYEKWRKVYLSDDEDQQAIYDSITAEDMPESYWIQLQDPQEYEGIRSAVVGLPGVDNVRDLREVLDPIYAAINAMKWGAIAVALFLVIAAIAQVGNTIRLAAFARRREIGIMRLVGASSLYIQLPFLLEALFAAAVGVGLACLTLAGFQWFVVEERLRPNTRIVEWVDWSDAALAMGSVGLLGLALTVLPTLVLTRRYLNV, from the coding sequence GTGCAGCTGACGTATGTCTTCTCCGAGCTCCGTACGGGGCTGCGGCGCAACATCTCCATGACGATCGCGGTCGTCATGACGATCTTCGTGTCGCTCACGCTGGTCGGGATGGGCTTGCTCCTCAACGCCCAGGCCGACAAGGCCGAGGAGTACTGGGGCGGCAAGCTCCAGATCACGGTCTTCCTCTGCAACGAGAACTCCCGCGGCGCCAACTGCGCCGACGGCGAGGTCTCCGACAGCCAGAAGGAGCAGATCGAGGGCGTCCTCGACAGCCACCCCGAGGTGTCGTCGTGGTACGCCGAGTCCAAGGCCGAGGCCTATGAGAAGTGGCGCAAGGTCTACCTCTCCGACGACGAGGACCAGCAGGCGATCTACGACTCGATCACGGCGGAGGACATGCCGGAGTCGTACTGGATCCAGCTGCAGGACCCGCAGGAGTACGAAGGCATCCGCTCGGCCGTCGTCGGGCTCCCTGGCGTCGACAACGTGCGCGACCTGCGCGAGGTGCTCGACCCGATCTACGCCGCCATCAACGCGATGAAGTGGGGCGCGATCGCGGTGGCGCTGTTCCTCGTCATCGCCGCGATCGCCCAGGTCGGCAACACGATCCGGCTGGCGGCGTTCGCCCGGCGACGCGAGATCGGGATCATGCGCCTGGTCGGTGCCTCCAGCCTCTACATCCAGCTGCCGTTCCTGCTCGAGGCGCTCTTCGCGGCGGCCGTCGGCGTCGGGCTGGCGTGCCTCACCCTGGCCGGCTTCCAGTGGTTCGTGGTCGAGGAGCGGCTGCGCCCCAACACCCGGATCGTGGAGTGGGTCGACTGGTCCGACGCCGCGCTCGCGATGGGTTCGGTCGGGCTGCTCGGGCTGGCGCTCACCGTGCTGCCCACGCTGGTGCTCACGCGCCGCTACCTCAACGTCTGA
- the ftsE gene encoding cell division ATP-binding protein FtsE has translation MIRFENVSKSYAGQGRPALDSVTVEVEKGEFVFLVGASGSGKSTFLRLVLREARPTTGKVYVAGKEINRLAGWKVPALRRQIGTVFQDFRLLPNKTVAENVAFALQVIGKSRAHINKVVPDTLELVGLEGKGNRMPDELSGGEQQRVAVARAFVNRPMILIADEPTGNLDPNTSVGIMKLLDRINRTGTTVVMATHDAGIVDQMRKRVIELEGGRVVRDQSRGVYGYQQ, from the coding sequence GTGATCCGCTTCGAGAACGTCTCCAAGAGCTATGCCGGCCAGGGCCGGCCGGCCCTCGACTCGGTGACGGTCGAGGTGGAGAAGGGCGAGTTCGTCTTCCTCGTGGGCGCCTCGGGGTCCGGCAAGTCGACCTTCCTGCGCCTCGTGCTCCGCGAGGCGCGGCCCACGACCGGCAAGGTCTACGTCGCCGGCAAGGAGATCAACCGACTGGCCGGCTGGAAGGTCCCCGCCCTGCGCCGCCAGATCGGCACCGTCTTCCAGGACTTCCGGCTGCTGCCCAACAAGACCGTGGCCGAGAACGTCGCGTTCGCGTTGCAGGTGATCGGCAAGTCACGCGCCCACATCAACAAGGTGGTCCCCGACACCCTCGAGCTGGTCGGGCTGGAGGGCAAGGGCAACCGGATGCCCGACGAGCTCTCCGGTGGTGAGCAGCAGCGGGTCGCCGTCGCCCGGGCGTTCGTCAACCGGCCGATGATCCTCATCGCCGACGAGCCCACCGGCAACCTCGACCCCAACACGTCCGTCGGCATCATGAAGCTCCTCGACCGGATCAACCGGACCGGGACCACCGTGGTGATGGCGACCCACGACGCCGGCATCGTCGACCAGATGCGCAAGCGGGTGATCGAGCTCGAGGGCGGCCGCGTCGTCCGAGACCAGTCCCGCGGCGTCTACGGCTACCAGCAGTAA